In Phormidium ambiguum IAM M-71, a single window of DNA contains:
- a CDS encoding Rpn family recombination-promoting nuclease/putative transposase: MRFINPKTDFAFKKIFGSEQSKDILISFLNALLYNGNSTIEDLEILNPYLAPKIRGIKDTYLDVKAKITGDKTVIIEMQVLNVEGFEKRILYNAAKAYSIQLDSGENYNLLNPVIALTITDFEMFTNWDKVISRFALKEQDYLVDYSIYDIELVFVELPKFNKELSQLETITDKWIYFLKTARSLETVPEEIGEIPEIQKAFSIANQANLTRAELEDLEKREIYIHDQRNAITKAVNQNRREIAKRLIDLGLDDQTISQTTGLNLEEVRNLRVK, translated from the coding sequence ATGAGATTCATCAACCCTAAAACCGACTTTGCATTTAAGAAAATCTTTGGTTCTGAACAAAGCAAAGACATTTTAATCAGCTTTTTAAATGCTCTGCTTTATAACGGCAATTCCACCATTGAAGATTTAGAAATACTCAACCCTTATCTAGCACCGAAAATTAGAGGCATTAAAGATACTTACTTGGATGTCAAAGCCAAAATTACAGGCGACAAAACTGTAATTATCGAAATGCAAGTATTGAACGTTGAAGGTTTTGAAAAGCGGATTTTGTACAACGCTGCAAAAGCTTATTCAATTCAACTCGATTCAGGAGAAAATTATAACCTTTTAAATCCTGTAATTGCTCTAACAATTACCGATTTTGAAATGTTTACTAATTGGGATAAAGTAATTTCTCGCTTTGCTCTCAAAGAGCAAGATTACTTGGTTGATTATTCAATTTATGATATTGAATTAGTGTTTGTAGAATTGCCCAAATTTAACAAAGAATTATCTCAGTTAGAAACCATTACTGATAAATGGATTTATTTTCTTAAAACCGCTAGGAGTTTGGAAACCGTACCAGAGGAAATAGGGGAAATTCCCGAAATTCAAAAAGCTTTTTCAATTGCTAATCAAGCTAACTTAACTCGTGCAGAATTGGAAGATTTAGAAAAGCGAGAAATTTACATTCATGATCAGCGGAATGCGATTACAAAGGCGGTTAATCAAAACAGGCGAGAAATTGCCAAGCGATTAATTGATTTAGGATTAGACGACCAAACTATCAGTCAAACAACAGGATTAAACTTGGAAGAAGTGCGAAATTTAAGGGTTAAGTAA
- a CDS encoding dynamin family protein: MNTGKSTIINAIIGQELLPSSATAMTTLPTEIVFKVNATQPILKLSDGIRSAFEKAFLALKGKIDQHGINEVINQTGEYPHLAGLLTQINTMQDFPVPSEIAGSEEINKILTNLNHIIRLCSILELSEDPLQSLDEKDVPRIETPFFRVQQNQQSEKLGNLVIVDTPGPNESGVSTKLEYVVSKQLANSQLVLIVLDFTQLKAQPAEKIKDEVQKVIRTRGKQNLYVLVNKVDQRRKGDMDTDMVRQFVANNLQLVNIDDTDRVFEISARQAFCSMDFLRESQQSSDIKASEAAQALAQEIWRVDWEEELEDATVEKLQRKAGRLWQESGFAPFLEKAINVIMEQVAPRCMESALNLCLVRLDSLCESVQARRSYIDSDAQKLKKAIDELNQELASLADCRKRLEQEVGKTKKQIDVTVNGNLERLKTNVIEKLDSLLISYAVDSFRNAIARVSKYFMNLLNGDTGEFEFENEEDAKSFATKIADFIKQVIETELNSVCENTEKQTEILIQELSSLLERRTQPIIKRAQERLKKDFDVHFSSEPLRIVDVYVKLNKPKGESKYTDDFVDFLKNLFDGLFISVFNEVILNNPLMQSIRQAVHMAIDAVTGWFSNFFGFQPQKKGKYYINLIHYRGEVIKLFESKVEEVKQEAKEYTEGYFEKKVEIYFKALDACLGEYKNDLEQSLKDKELPVKTLEQLKQALDSFADGAGKLEVDKLKEEAETLRRDTNLLISNL, encoded by the coding sequence ATGAACACTGGCAAGTCTACAATCATCAACGCCATTATTGGGCAAGAACTTCTGCCAAGTTCGGCTACAGCAATGACAACGCTTCCCACAGAAATTGTATTCAAAGTTAATGCTACACAGCCAATTCTCAAGCTAAGTGACGGAATTAGGTCAGCTTTTGAGAAAGCTTTTTTGGCTTTAAAAGGGAAAATTGATCAACATGGAATTAACGAAGTTATAAACCAGACTGGTGAATATCCTCATTTAGCTGGTTTACTTACACAAATCAATACTATGCAAGATTTTCCAGTTCCATCTGAGATTGCTGGCTCTGAGGAAATTAACAAAATACTAACCAACCTAAACCATATTATCCGCCTTTGCAGCATTCTAGAACTGTCTGAAGATCCTCTACAGTCGCTTGATGAAAAAGATGTTCCTCGTATTGAAACTCCCTTTTTCCGAGTTCAGCAAAATCAACAATCAGAAAAGCTAGGAAATCTTGTGATTGTTGATACGCCGGGGCCAAATGAGTCGGGAGTCAGCACCAAACTGGAATATGTTGTGTCCAAACAACTTGCAAACAGCCAGCTTGTATTGATTGTGCTGGATTTCACCCAACTTAAAGCACAACCAGCAGAAAAAATTAAAGATGAAGTTCAGAAAGTCATCAGAACAAGAGGTAAACAAAATTTGTATGTTCTAGTCAATAAAGTAGATCAGCGCCGAAAAGGTGACATGGATACTGATATGGTGCGACAGTTTGTTGCTAATAACCTTCAACTGGTTAATATCGACGATACAGATCGAGTATTTGAAATTTCGGCTAGACAAGCATTCTGTTCTATGGATTTTCTTCGGGAATCCCAACAAAGTTCAGATATTAAGGCATCTGAAGCAGCCCAAGCGCTTGCTCAAGAAATATGGCGCGTTGATTGGGAAGAAGAACTTGAAGATGCAACAGTAGAAAAACTACAACGTAAAGCAGGAAGGCTTTGGCAAGAATCAGGGTTTGCACCCTTTTTAGAAAAAGCTATCAATGTCATCATGGAACAAGTTGCGCCTCGCTGTATGGAGTCCGCACTTAACCTTTGTCTTGTCCGTTTAGATAGTTTATGTGAAAGCGTACAGGCTCGGAGGAGTTACATTGATAGTGATGCTCAAAAACTCAAGAAAGCTATTGATGAACTGAATCAAGAACTTGCTAGTTTAGCAGATTGTCGTAAGAGATTGGAACAAGAAGTTGGGAAAACAAAAAAGCAAATTGATGTTACTGTAAATGGAAACCTAGAAAGACTAAAAACAAACGTTATAGAAAAACTAGATAGTCTTCTTATTAGTTATGCTGTCGATTCTTTCAGAAATGCAATTGCTAGAGTATCGAAATATTTCATGAATCTCCTCAACGGAGATACTGGTGAATTTGAATTTGAGAATGAGGAGGATGCAAAGTCATTTGCAACTAAGATAGCAGATTTTATAAAACAGGTAATTGAAACAGAATTAAATAGTGTATGTGAAAATACAGAAAAACAGACAGAAATTTTAATCCAAGAGTTATCTAGTTTACTAGAAAGGCGAACTCAACCAATTATTAAACGCGCTCAAGAGCGATTAAAAAAAGATTTCGACGTTCATTTTAGTTCAGAGCCTCTAAGAATAGTAGATGTTTATGTAAAACTCAACAAGCCTAAAGGTGAATCTAAATATACAGACGATTTTGTTGATTTCTTGAAAAACTTATTTGATGGTTTATTTATCTCTGTATTCAATGAAGTTATCCTAAATAATCCTTTAATGCAATCAATTCGTCAAGCTGTTCACATGGCGATTGATGCAGTAACGGGTTGGTTTTCTAATTTTTTTGGTTTCCAGCCGCAGAAAAAAGGAAAATACTACATTAACTTAATTCATTACAGGGGAGAAGTAATTAAATTGTTTGAAAGCAAGGTAGAAGAAGTAAAACAAGAAGCTAAAGAATATACAGAAGGATACTTTGAAAAAAAAGTTGAAATATACTTTAAGGCTCTTGACGCTTGTTTGGGTGAGTATAAAAATGATTTAGAGCAATCATTGAAAGATAAAGAGTTACCAGTTAAGACGTTAGAACAATTAAAGCAAGCACTTGATTCCTTTGCAGATGGTGCTGGCAAACTAGAGGTAGACAAACTGAAAGAGGAAGCCGAAACTTTACGCAGAGACACTAACCTATTAATATCTAACTTATGA